Within Aricia agestis chromosome Z, ilAriAges1.1, whole genome shotgun sequence, the genomic segment TGATAGGTTTTTTTCATTACGGATttttttgattcggtcgccgcgctcaaagctcgCGATACAAGTTAAgcgatagcttaaaaattgcaaaaatatcAGCTGTGCATTCTGTTACGTacctactaataaaaattaagttacTTATCGAACGGAATTTAAAAAACTGCTTGCCTTTACCTACCATATTGGAAACCGTCAACTGGGAGAGACAAAGATAGCAGACCTCGAATACGATGCGTATTTttggtattaataaaaaaaaatttaaaaaggggTGAAGATTATGTAAAATAAGGTTGAAGGaataatttataagtagatCCCTTTCATACCTTAGGACTTAGGAGTTAGAACCCAGTAGCCTCTCGAAAAAAAACGCCCAAACTCCCACTAGAGGGCGTTACCGTGGCGTTACCACACCCGTTGGGAATGTAAGCTATAGAAGATAGCCGTGATTTGGGGTCAGAGAATATTGATCATAGGTCATGCGCTGTTCGAACCTGCTTTTTACTGGTCCTCCTAccatattacaattaaaaaaacacaCATTATTGTACAATGTTTCGTCTATAATTATATCTGTCAAGTCTTTTTAGCGTACCGGAGGTATACTAAAACCAAAcactgcaatttttttttgtggggGAAAGAAGGTCAATTACATTACTTTGACTTTTGAAGTTAATAAACTACCtagttaaagtatttttttcttacttAATTTTAGAGCACACTAATAATTAAAGactattattatctaaatagatttgttagttttaataattattactgacTCAGCCACACATATACATTTTACACACACTCACCCAAAGTGCGACtatatgtatactgtataggtgTGTGCGTATGTGTATGATTGCACGTAGAATATGATCAGGtgcataatatacatataataatacttatattcGTGGCAATTGCTCTCTATAGTCTTACAGAGCAATAATTGCTTTTATCACACTGCACAAATAATATACTCGTTTATCGGTCaaatcataatatgtttttgataatttaatataagtaagtatattatataaataagtaatgaagattttttttctgaggataatattataactaagtaTATGCAAAAAAAGTGCTACTTTTGTACCTTtaccattttttttcttgttgtcAGGTATGAAAGGTGAATGACCGAATTAGGTAACTATTGACGCGTGCATGAATTtcctaaagtaaaaaaaagtcaGTCCAAGTTAAAATACTAAGAAGAACAGACGTATTATGTTTTAGCCAATTTTAGAAATACAGAATAAACGCGAGCGCCAAGGTCGAATAACcacgacaaaatggcggacgaGCGAGCGTAGTGCGCAGCGAGCCAATGTTCTGATTCTGAATGTCAAATTCTGTCGTGTAATATCCCATATGCGGCAGAATTTGACAAGACTAGTTACAAGATTACTTAAGTCTTAGGCCTTAGCGTTGTTTTTAGAAATACCTATTAGTtacataagtaggtacttacttaattatttttataatgactACAATTTGCAAGACCGTATcaaaagtaaaaagtattttggTTAAAACATTTTTGCCAAGGGGATTCAGACTGATTTCGcgctaaaaataaatacaaacatGGGTGTCAAAAACCGGAGCCAGTGTTCcggttttttgtttttattttgcatttttaattacacaaaaaaatcaCCAAAAATCGCAATTTGCATTCATATTTTATGTCATGGACCATGATAGTCACTTTTATCCTGTTATTTAAGACAttatgggcctgtttcaccacttcctgataagtgacgaataggctattcaacaattaacttgacagatcaagtatggagaatctgtcaaaaatgttgtgaatagcctattcggcactataacagaaagtggtgaaacaagccctaaatAAACATACGaacataagtacttacttatatattaataacctcctcctttttggaagtcggtaaaaaaaacaaagtgagTGACCCGTTGTTTTTTTAACGTGATACCTATGTATGTTgtgtttttagtaattttataacataaatactTTTAAACAGACTAATCATAACCTCAAATAACTTACATAAAAtccaaaattaatattattatcttcaaaCCCATGttggtaagtaagtacttatttcaaaaatattttttgtaaaacatTGTTGACGTATTTAGATATTTGGTTCACTTTGTTAAGTTTTGCAAAATTCgctaataacaaaaaaaaaaaacaataatcggcaacaaaaaaaaaaacaaaataaaatcatgcACCATTTTGTTAAGTGTCAAAATTTCTAACTAAATAATTGTCAATATTTACCAAAAcacctaatattattaaataaaagcctctaataaaatttgtaagtatacaaaatatcTAGTATCAAAagaatattaagtttaataaaaCATACCTATAATAAAAGACGAAAGAATAATAGTAGAAGAACGACCGAGAAGATGTAAAAGTGCGCGACACATGCACTCCGCAACGCGTTCCAAATAACACTGACAGGCAGAAGGACAGAGAAGAAAATGGCCGCCGTAGCGCAGCTGCTAAAAAGAGACTAAGCTCTACAGAGTAACCTATGCCCAGAAATAGCGGCTCTTTATGACGTGATTCACATCGTTACCGGTGCTCGAAAAGGATAAAAATATAAGCTACACATGGGAACGAAAGAGTACGCAACACTTTTCCGTGTGTGATAACGGAGGCGTCGAGTATCTGGCGTGCGTTGCTCTGTGACATAAATTCCAACTTCGGTCTTTATTATTTACAGGTTCATAAACTGTGCTATAATATGACAGCGCAGACTCACTCTCTTACTGGGTGAAGTGATCGTACAAATAcatacttacaagttacaagttacaactatttattatgtacttacctatttattattattattaatactaaaatattcttTATCTTTTTGCAACCGCAATCTACGTTTTGGATCTACTTTATAAAAGGTTCAAATGAAAAATAatgaataagtaataataaaaatattcctaATAGCGAattcagataatattatgaagaatggagattttaaattgaatgtgaaaataattaaaaaaaatgtaacctATCAAAGAGAAAAAAGTAGGTGAGATTTTTGTAGCGTTATGCGACGTTGCCGCTCTTACCGAACGGGGCGCGTCGAGTATTTGACGTAAGTACCGACGAGTTTCACCGACGGAACCCGAAAGATCACGACTGGCGGACGGCGTCGTCATCGCtaaaatagatattttaattcTTCTATCATTTGACATTTCTGCTGATGCTATCTTTATAGGTATCGATAGCTTCtcttatattttttcaaactATCTTCTACATGTCGTGTATGTGTCGTGTCATCTCATTGGCTATTGTGCAAGATGATTCAAGTTCAACAATTAACACCAATATAGGGTCACGTAACTTTTTAACTTgtattagatataatattttatgtaggtaagtaagtacttaataaaatgaatattatattggatattattcataataggtaggaaaattttaatttaagtaagtaattaattttagatTAAATCTAAAGTTTGATGAGTCAAAGAAATTATAATAGGTACCATTCGCAATCGCTATGTATCGTACGTAAAtatacctaattgtaatattatgaattatgaccaACTATGGTACTATGGATCAATTCCATTTTTAACTCGTACAAAGTTCGCTCCATGTTCCCAATTTCCCCTGTGCCGCACTTCACGATGCTGAGAACTGAGAAGTTTCGGTTCTCCAGTGGTTTCGGATTTATTTTGCCACATACATAACTCTTATGCTAAGGACATAAGaatcattttcatttaaattcagAGAGAACTCAAACGGACCAAAGAATCTGTCTACAAAACGGACCTTGTCATATTTTATCattacttacaatttttttgattGTCCGTTTCAATCGAAATTAAATCTTCTATGCCTGTATTAATTGCATTGTTGTTCGACTATGAACATAGAATGTTTACTtgagaataataaaattatgaacaaCAATATTATTCAATATCCCAAGTCCCAACTCTATGGACAGTACTATAACTAGTGTGGCGTAAAGATAGGATAACAATCGGCAGCTCGCTATACAACGCGTAGTGTGTATCGAATCGCGCAAGAGTGACGTTGCTATTGCGACAGAAAACGAGCAACGTATAAAATTGTACCGTTTTGAAACATACTTTGTTAAACCAAAGCTATAGGTAGAGCgtacgaataataattattgtaccaaTACCACacgaatacttatttttttgttgGGTGCATAAAGACCACAGTAGTAAAATGTTTAACAACGTTAATATTTGCCTTTCTTTAAGCCTCTTCTTCCGTAAAACATTAGCTGCAGCTAATATTTGACGAGAAGAGAAAAGATGATAGTAACTTTAAGAGAGAGAGATTATTCTGGCGGCTTCTGTACTGAGTTCTTATTTCTGACCCATTCAAATTAGatacttaagtaattttattttcaaacaatGGCAAAAGGTGAGAAGTTCAAAAGAAGTTCAATTCGAGTAAGGGAAACATTTTCTAAATTTTGTTTGTTCGGCACTTGGTTGAAATGCCgaacaaacaaaatatgtaagtattataCCGGTCACAATCTTTACGCTTCTACGTCAAATCCCGATAAGGCAACTCGTAATTTACCTACTTAGTTCTTTTTACTTTATCGAAAATTGTATAAAACTTCATTTACAGACTGAAGTGATATTTATCAAATTATCATAGTGCAGTCATGGTTTGTAGTCTAAGGTATTATTGGTCATATACTCAAAAGCAGCGTAGCAGCTATTGTATGTGCATAATTATAAGAATGGCGGAATGGTGATAAAAAGAAACTGAGTGATGATTTGATGAATGACGATGATGACAAtggataaaaaagtaaaaaattagatcatgaaaatttttgttcaaaTGCTTTGATTAATTGAAGACAAGGGAAATAAGTACTGTCTCGTACTATGAATGGACTACAAAACTTCACATATTAAGTCAGTATctaattaggtataatattatagttcctTGAACTTGATTCTATCTGTCCTACAGATGAAAATATTTAGGTAAACAGAAGAGCTAATTGGAAGAAGAATGAATAGAGAAGGTACGCAGTACGCTCAAcgggtaatgactaatgagtaatgactaaagCGAGAATATAAATATAGCTGGTTTTAAAACGAGCGATCGACCGACCACGCTCACTTCTCGAGGGTCGACAACGTCGCAAAATTGTGTTCCAATCGCGCTGCATGAGCAGAATGCGACGTTGCCGCTCTTCCGAAAACCTGAACCTTACTGAACTCAACTGTCATAATACTAACCAAAACGATTAAAGATTATGACCAAGTCAGAAGAACGAGTATTCTGACATGAGTCATGTTTTTCTGACTTCGCCAACAGAATGATCAGctacaaaaacctaaaaatgtgGCACGAGTCAGGGCAAAGTATGTCATATCGTATAAAATCTGCGGTGTCATACAAACTAAGTACGATAACCTAATacgatatattattttgttaaacaaAACTCTTTCTCTTCTTTTTTCTCTCTATTCGCCTTGAGTAAAaagtgattaaaaataaattttgctacATTTTTACTCAGATTTCGTTATTTGAAAGCATAAGGTAAAGAAAAACAATTAAACTCATTTccttgaataataataataagtacagGTATTATTGTTAGTAGTGAAATAAGAAGTGACAACAATAGAAAATGAACTTGACAACAAAAATTAGGTCAGAAGAATCGTGTGTTTACTTATACTTTATCCGAAGgtttattaaaaatgcaaacaGCTGGATTAAGATCCAGCTGTTTGCATTTTTTGTCAGAATAAAAATGGAGATAAAGTTTGCTACACCCCCTcctgaaaaaaaataaacaataaattaatatcctTACCAACTTCTAGATCTTCGTGTGACGTCACTAGCAGTAGAATTATTTTGCAGGAGTTCCAGGTTACCGTATTGTTGACCGTGTTGAAGTTTGCTGTCGAGCAGAAGGTGATCGAATGCACACGCGAGCGCGGGTTTGGCAAGAGACGCCATTTTGTCGAGGGCCGTAACGCCAGTTAGAGCGAGAGGGCGTTACTTGCATCTCTTTCACACTCATTTATAAGTTCGAATTTCGAATTCATCTTCAGCGGATAGTGCGGATACTCTTTGTGACTGTTTTCATTCCGAAATATTCTGTTCTCTTATTCATTATGTAATCACTAGAGAACTTTGATaacaataggtaagtacatCAAACGTAGCGTAGTAGGAGCTGCAATCGACTTACTTGCTAGCCTAATTTAATTGCCTTGTTAAGCtataagtaggtaggtatcTAATAATCTTCATTAATTAAACGAGGTCcattaaatacaattatttataaaagtacACTAAACTTATTTATGGTGTACCTGGTATGTACTACCTACCGTGTATGTAGAATAATTAACTTTCGATATAATATTTCGACGTAAGTAACAATACCTAAATAAAGATTCCTGAAGTTCTATTAACTTCCAATATCAAATATTTCGACTTCTTAAacttaaatacttatattttattatatttgtatattatgtgcaGCTGGCTATAATTGAGTAGGCCgtagcaaaaatatttttaagtgacATCTTGTAGGCCCGCTAGTAAAATTTTATGAAGGAAGGCCTGGTTATTGGTTTACAAAAAGTACGATAGATGTCGCTTTTTAAGGTAATGCAGTCAgctgtaaactatttttaactatttttattagtacctatttatttttatttaataatttaattttaaagttacttCTCATAACGCATCTTATATTCAATCTGTTTTTCAAAAATGTCCAAATATCAGGTACCTACACTGTACTGTCTGTAGTCTCTGTACTACGGAGAAGGAACAGAAGAAACAAAAcatgtcaaatttcaaaaataaacataacCTCAAATGTTAaggcaaaattatattttattattctttattgtgttaAAGTATAATGTTTGATAAAGAGTTGTGTTGATCACGGCTtgttatgtaattaattcataTTGTTTGACAAACTTCATGAAATTTACGCTGAAACATaacattatacttacttattaagtTTCTGTTTGTACAATTCTCTAAGAATGAATATAATTCTTTTTAAATCAATTTGATTTATGTACCTGACTTATAAGAAATAACCATCAAGAACCCTTGAAGCCAccaaaatgatttcattatTCACAAAAAAAGTTCTGGTAAAGAATCTTAAAATGTTTATGTGCTTAGTATTAAAAGTTGTGTCGTGTCTTGTTTTTAAACGTGTATTCTGTGTATCTTGCAGATAGATTCAAatgtaagaaataaaaaattgtttcctTACCTGAGACGCTTTGTCAGCAAGGAATATTCGGATGAGCAGAAAGCAAGAATATTAGAAGTAATAAATGCCGACACTTCAGATCTATTAAGGTAAAAATGGTTCAAAGTTGTTGTAGATGTTTAGAGGACTAAAAAATCTGCTAGGTTTCAGAACCACTTCCatcaaggatttttttttaattctataatTCTCAATTTAGTCCTATATCaatctacaataataattttagtttattttataaccTCTATTTTTGCTAAAACTATTGGGAAACTATACTTGGTTCtcattttaacccatcaatccccaagaaTCATctggctgtcgcataacaatttaaaatctattgtgtctgcaattctCACGATCAAGGATTAGCTATAACTACTATAAGTActatgattttttttcagatatgatatttctaaaattagacacaaaaaatttacaaaatggaTAGCTAAGAATGGACAGCTAAAAAGTATTgatgaaatagaaaaaatagaAGGATTTTCTGAGAAAACTGCAATAAAACTGTTTGATAGTATTGTAGACACAACAAATAATTCAGCTATTGCTAAGAAACTAAAAGGCCAAGTGCTTAATCCACCTTTAAGTGAAAGTATTCAGAGTGtaagatatattattttgtacttttttgagccatataatattatgttaggttAATGAACATGGAGAAAATCTAAAATCTTGGATGTTACAGACGGGTGTAACCATTACACCCGTCTATAAAAACAACATAACCTTAAATAGGTGTGCAAGTGAAAAGAAAAAGTAGCTTTAGACCCTTGTGCTACAAAATTTTTGTAGTTTAGATAAAACCTTATTATTGCAATCTGTAAGGTTCACAGCACACAATATTATCAACTCAGATACGGattaaccataataatattattttgtttgctGTGACCATAATGTGTCTGATAATCCTTAAATAATCgcccaagtgcaagtcggacacGCTCACAAAGGGTTCTGTACCTTTATAAACCAAAAATACGCCTAAAATTGCatattttgtatgagagccccccttaattttttatttaattttaatatttttattaattagtataGTACACACAGTATAAtcaaggactttgtgaaaatttcaagtgcctaccttctcgatatcgagcaaaaaaggccaaaaaaaacacatttgtgtatgtatgtatggcagccccccttaaatattaattatattttgtttttagtaagtatttgttgttataccggtaacagatatacacaatctgtgaaaacttcagtagtctagctatagcggttcttcattcttgagttacaccctggagacagacagacggacatacaaacggacagacagacggacagacagacatcgaagtctcatgaatagggtcccgttatcaccctatgggtacggaaccctaattattaaccaacaaataaaaaagttattgcccttatgagagagagagagagaaaagtGAGAGTGTGAGTCTTTAGTTTAAAACAGGGAAACGAAACCCAAAAAACTTCAGACTATGGGACAATTTTATGCAGTATTCTACAATCTGAAAGATTTGATAATCCaacactttttatattttagtcctGCAAGTCGGTGCTGGCAATCCATGTAACAATGTACTCTGTGTGTTGGACACTTATACGCAGATCTAGGTATGAGGTAGAAGAgtggaaatattataaaattgactACCCAGATGGAAGAAAGATGCAGCTTCCGGATATTTACAATATTGTAAGGTTTCAAAATTACCATTTTTTAAATCCTATGAGATAAATTGCCATCTGCTCTGCCGAGTAATGTGTTTTTCTTTTTCGTTTTTTCGTTAAAAGATATTGTCGCATATTGTAAAACtggatgtcccgcgcggcttcgcccgcgtaaattaggaatatGCTTATGTATACATTTTTgaaatcgcttgacaaattcgagtctcgatctaaacgACTATATAAAGTATCATTAGGGTTACAATAGGCTCACAATCAtcggacgatgcatggtattaattataatatggttgtggtgatgatgatgacgaatgtaatttgcagtagcataatatgctttccgttcttaaaacaacgccgaaactcccaaacttgtatctttaaagaatcaggagtactctcagcaccttccgaaccatggtaagacctcagtttttttttatgaaataagggggcaaacgagcaaacgggtcacctgatggaaagcaacttccgtcgcccatggacactcgcagcatcagaagagatacaagtgcgttgccggccttttaagagggaataggttaatatacttagtaaggaagggaagggaataggggagggtagagaggggaatagggtaggggattggtcctccggtaaactcactcactcgacgaaacacagcgcaagtgctgtttcacgccggttttctgtgagaacgtggtatttctccggtcgagccgacccattcgtgccgaagcatggctctcccacgtatatctctcagtgcaaaatcttacttcctggtagcatatgcttagaatacttctcacaaaaccgaagtcaccacaaatttaatataaattttgaggagttccctcaattacttatggatctcttcatcaggttacaacttttgtgaatatagtaCCAAATTTTGATGATAccctaaaagaaaaattttgaatatcggttcacaaacggtgaagtaatcgttgaatataaaaaaattgaccaagtgcgagtcagactcgcgcacgaagggtttagTACCGTTAAAgaagaaaaataggccaaaaattgtgattgtgtatgggagcccccttaattttttattttatttaaatattattattaattattattaaagtaggcATATATATAACTAAggcttttatgaaaatttcaagtgcctagctgttgccattattgattacgagcaaaaaagaccaaaaaaaaaaaatgtttgttgtattacttcttaaatattaattttattttgtttttagtatttgttgttatagcggcaacagaaatacacaatctgtgaaaatttcagaagtctagctatagcggttattgagttacagtctggagacagacagacagatagacggacagacagacggacagacatcgaagtctcagtaatagggtcccgtttttaccgtttgggtacggaaccctaaaaacgaacataacacctcctccaatttgaaagtcggttaaaattgtagcctttaagctatattattgtaaagtttcattaaaatccattcagtagtttttgcgtgaaatggtaacaaacatccatacatccatatatccatacatccatacatacatactttcgcctttataatattagtatagaatagtCCCATATATAATAATCCTACTGGATATTAAGGTATTCATGAAATGTCAGAGCATGAACACTTCGATGATGTATAGCAAAGCCATATAGTAATGAAGCCTGGACACTAACTGCTGAAATGTCTTTTAATGATTACTCAACTTTAATTTAGTGAATATTTTAACCTAAGTACTCATACATTTTTGTCGACCTTAAATATTTCAGGCTGCAGACGTGACAAACCAACTTCCAGTAGCTGATGTCTATGTAATGAAGGCAGAGGCGACGACGCTCAGGGCGGCTGGCAGTGATCCCAACAATCCAAAGATGCTCGGAGTCAATCTCCAGAAGGCCCAGATGATAGCTATGATTGTAGCTCTGGTCAACTCCCGGGAAAGCAGTTGTGATAAGTGAGTTTTTCTGTCGACCTTTAATCAATACCTCTGAACCTCCAGCTCACCAACTAAGCCAccgttggtgggctgttggtagcccAACCCGGGAACCGCGGcccgcgggttcgaatcccgcagacggaacaaaaagttttcaaaagttcctgggtcacggatgtgtattaaatatgtgttgtgtatcat encodes:
- the LOC121738482 gene encoding uncharacterized protein LOC121738482, coding for MISLFTKKVLIDSNVRNKKLFPYLRRFVSKEYSDEQKARILEVINADTSDLLRYDISKIRHKKFTKWIAKNGQLKSIDEIEKIEGFSEKTAIKLFDSIVDTTNNSAIAKKLKGQVLNPPLSESIQSSCKSVLAIHVTMYSVCWTLIRRSRYEVEEWKYYKIDYPDGRKMQLPDIYNIAADVTNQLPVADVYVMKAEATTLRAAGSDPNNPKMLGVNLQKAQMIAMIVALVNSRESSCDKIGDDDNKVHFLRPTLPFRLYGTLVGNERVSTDQAVELLLQDSKVRTSDYSKVYVPEHLQAMFRRQEELLKDMLGQCLLLALTFMDVCVYLNVDSISKLLKSSQS